Proteins from a genomic interval of Scomber scombrus chromosome 11, fScoSco1.1, whole genome shotgun sequence:
- the LOC133990582 gene encoding cytochrome b-c1 complex subunit 10-like: protein MIGKIIGQKYVSMAKTWVPTLAVWGTVGGVALVHLTDWRLVLDYVPYISGKFKKDE from the exons ATGATCGGTAAAATAATAGGCCAGAAGTATGTGTCCATGGCCAAGACATG GGTCCCAACACTGGCTGTCTGGGGCACAGTCGGAGGTGTAGCTCTGGTCCACTTAACAGACTGGCGATTGGTTTTGGATTACGTTCCCTACATCAGCGGCAAATTCAAGAAGGACGAATAG
- the LOC133990375 gene encoding transcription factor E2-alpha-like isoform X2, translating to MATVGNDKELSDLLDFSAMFEPPVSNGKNQPTTLASSRFSGIDERSGSSSWGPGEQNSPSFSQGRGYGEEGIYSEQEGIASAPSFGPGIVGKAERGPYSSFAGQPGFMPSDIHISSPNALSPSGLKSNSQFYSSYEGSNARRRPSQDPIESQPKKIRKVPPGLPSSVYASASGEDFNRDNAGYPASKTGNVYPPPFYMQEGLHPPSDPWGSAGSMVQPGYSAMPGNTPHLSQHGPFTAINPQDRLKRQPLPLSPQNYPLHGSEVNGAHPAGFHAGSSSFGVPSHTPPIAGTDTIMANRGAAPGSSGDEIGKALASIYPSDPNSNGYSPSPSTPSGSPQAVSGSASQWTRSSGQATPSPNFQGGIQSLSNKLEDRLDEAINVLQRHASGQGGPGLAEMHSLLSSGLGLPPAFSSAALGLASRLPGLLSSHLEDSAGLPSSGGLLHGHHGSSSVQPGSQPEGFTSLPGGLNRSSGNDIKREKKEDDENCSITDKSEDENKDTNAHLGSSLDDIDDEDDEDLPVEIKAGREKVRRLANNARERLRVRDINEAFKELGRMCQVHLSYEKPQTKLSVLQQAVNVILNLEQQVRERNLNPKAACLKRREEEKVSGVDPQMQLSGGHPGLGGDGHNSVSHM from the exons GTATAGATGAGAGGAGTGGGTCCAGTTCCTGGGGGCCAGGAGAGCAGAACAGTCCATCTTTCAGCCAGGGAAGG GGTTATGGAGAAGAAGGTATTTACAGTGAGCAGGAGGGTATTGCCTCTGCCCCGTCATTTGGACCAGGGATTGTTG GGAAGGCTGAGCGAGGACCGTACTCCTCATTTGCAGGACAG CCGGGCTTTATGCCCAGTGACATACACATATCCAGTCCCAATGCCCTTTCCCCGTCTGGTCTGAAGTCCAACTCCCAGTTTTATTCCTCCTATGAGGGGAGCAACGCTCGCAGGCGACCCTCCCAGGATCCCATTG AATCACAGCCAAAAAAGATCAGGAAGGTGCCCCCCGGCCTGCCCTCCTCA GTTTATGCATCAGCCTCAGGAGAGGATTTTAACAGGGACAATGCTGGCTACCCAGCCTCTAAGACAGGAAACGTCTACCCACCACCATTCTACATGCAAG AAGGCCTCCACCCGCCCTCCGATCCGTGGGGCTCTGCTGGGTCGATGGTTCAGCCTGGTTACTCTGCCATGCCGGGAAACACCCCCCATCTAAGCCAGCATGGGCCCTTCACTGCCATCAACCCACAAGACAGACTG AAACGGCAGCCGCTGCCCCTCTCTCCCCAAAATTACCCCCTGCATGGCAGCGAGGTGAATGGGGCTCATCCCGCTGGCTTCCATGCTGGGTCCAGCAGCTTCGGCGTCCCCAGCCACACACCGCCTATTGCTGGCACTGACACCATTATGG CCAATCGCGGAGCAGCTCCTGGAAGTTCAGGTGATGAGATTGGCAAAGCCCTGGCATCT ATCTATCCTTCAGATCCTAACAGTAATGGCTACTCTCCGTCCCCATCTACTCCCTCTGGCTCTCCTCAGGCTGTGTCAG GCTCTGCATCCCAGTGGACTCGGTCCTCTGGCCAGGCCACACCTTCACCTAACTTTCAAGGTGGAATTCAATCCTTG TCTAATAAACTGGAGGATCGTCTGGACGAAGCCATCAATGTTCTTCAGCGTCACGCCAGCGGACAAGGAGGGCCAGGACTGGCTGAAATGCACAGCCTGCTGTCGTCTGGCTTAGGGTTACCTCCGGCTTTTAGCAGTGCAGCACTTGGGCTCGCCAGTCGTCTGCCTGGACTG CTGTCCAGTCACCTTGAAGACTCTGCTGgtctgccctctagtggaggACTTTTGCATGGTCACCACGGCTCCTCATCTGTCCAGCCAGGCTCTCAGCCTGAAGGTTTTACCA GCCTGCCTGGCGGTCTAAATCGTTCCAGTGGTAATGATATCAAacgagagaagaaggaggatgaCGAAAACTGCTCCATTACTGACAAGTCAGAGGATGAGAACAAAGACACGAATGCCCACCTTGGATCAAG TCTGGATGATattgatgatgaggatgatgaggatctGCCAGTGGAGATTAAGGCTGGGCGGGAGAAAGTGCGGAGGTTGGCAAACAACGCCCGCGAACGGCTCCGTGTGCGGGACATCAACGAGGCTTTTAAGGAGCTGGGCCGCATGTGTCAGGTCCATCTGAGCTATGAGAAACCGCAGACCAAATTGAGCGTACTGCAACAGGCCGTTAACGTTATACTCAACCTGGAGCAGCAAGTTCGAG agcGTAATTTGAACCCAAAGGCTGCCTGCCtcaagagaagagaggaggagaaagtgtCGGGTGTGGACCCCCAGATGCAGCTCAGTGGGGGTCACCCAGGTCTAGGAGGCGATGGACACAACTCTGTGAGCCATATGTAA
- the LOC133990375 gene encoding transcription factor E2-alpha-like isoform X3, protein MATVGNDKELSDLLDFSAMFEPPVSNGKNQPTTLASSRFSGIDERSGSSSWGPGEQNSPSFSQGRGYGEEGIYSEQEGIASAPSFGPGIVGKAERGPYSSFAGQPGFMPSDIHISSPNALSPSGLKSNSQFYSSYEGSNARRRPSQDPIAESQPKKIRKVPPGLPSSVYASASGEDFNRDNAGYPASKTGNVYPPPFYMQEGLHPPSDPWGSAGSMVQPGYSAMPGNTPHLSQHGPFTAINPQDRLKRQPLPLSPQNYPLHGSEVNGAHPAGFHAGSSSFGVPSHTPPIAGTDTIMANRGAAPGSSGDEIGKALASIYPSDPNSNGYSPSPSTPSGSPQAVSGSASQWTRSSGQATPSPNFQGGIQSLSNKLEDRLDEAINVLQRHASGQGGPGLAEMHSLLSSGLGLPPAFSSAALGLASRLPGLLSSHLEDSAGLPSSGGLLHGHHGSSSVQPGSQPEGFTSLPGGLNRSSGNDIKREKKEDDENCSITDKSEDENKDTNAHLGSSVVTVTDENLTAEEKEQRERERRQANNARERVRVRDINEAFRELGRMCQVHLQSDKAQTKLVILQQAVQVILGLEKQVRERNLNPKAACLKRREEEKVSGVDPQMQLSGGHPGLGGDGHNSVSHM, encoded by the exons GTATAGATGAGAGGAGTGGGTCCAGTTCCTGGGGGCCAGGAGAGCAGAACAGTCCATCTTTCAGCCAGGGAAGG GGTTATGGAGAAGAAGGTATTTACAGTGAGCAGGAGGGTATTGCCTCTGCCCCGTCATTTGGACCAGGGATTGTTG GGAAGGCTGAGCGAGGACCGTACTCCTCATTTGCAGGACAG CCGGGCTTTATGCCCAGTGACATACACATATCCAGTCCCAATGCCCTTTCCCCGTCTGGTCTGAAGTCCAACTCCCAGTTTTATTCCTCCTATGAGGGGAGCAACGCTCGCAGGCGACCCTCCCAGGATCCCATTG CAGAATCACAGCCAAAAAAGATCAGGAAGGTGCCCCCCGGCCTGCCCTCCTCA GTTTATGCATCAGCCTCAGGAGAGGATTTTAACAGGGACAATGCTGGCTACCCAGCCTCTAAGACAGGAAACGTCTACCCACCACCATTCTACATGCAAG AAGGCCTCCACCCGCCCTCCGATCCGTGGGGCTCTGCTGGGTCGATGGTTCAGCCTGGTTACTCTGCCATGCCGGGAAACACCCCCCATCTAAGCCAGCATGGGCCCTTCACTGCCATCAACCCACAAGACAGACTG AAACGGCAGCCGCTGCCCCTCTCTCCCCAAAATTACCCCCTGCATGGCAGCGAGGTGAATGGGGCTCATCCCGCTGGCTTCCATGCTGGGTCCAGCAGCTTCGGCGTCCCCAGCCACACACCGCCTATTGCTGGCACTGACACCATTATGG CCAATCGCGGAGCAGCTCCTGGAAGTTCAGGTGATGAGATTGGCAAAGCCCTGGCATCT ATCTATCCTTCAGATCCTAACAGTAATGGCTACTCTCCGTCCCCATCTACTCCCTCTGGCTCTCCTCAGGCTGTGTCAG GCTCTGCATCCCAGTGGACTCGGTCCTCTGGCCAGGCCACACCTTCACCTAACTTTCAAGGTGGAATTCAATCCTTG TCTAATAAACTGGAGGATCGTCTGGACGAAGCCATCAATGTTCTTCAGCGTCACGCCAGCGGACAAGGAGGGCCAGGACTGGCTGAAATGCACAGCCTGCTGTCGTCTGGCTTAGGGTTACCTCCGGCTTTTAGCAGTGCAGCACTTGGGCTCGCCAGTCGTCTGCCTGGACTG CTGTCCAGTCACCTTGAAGACTCTGCTGgtctgccctctagtggaggACTTTTGCATGGTCACCACGGCTCCTCATCTGTCCAGCCAGGCTCTCAGCCTGAAGGTTTTACCA GCCTGCCTGGCGGTCTAAATCGTTCCAGTGGTAATGATATCAAacgagagaagaaggaggatgaCGAAAACTGCTCCATTACTGACAAGTCAGAGGATGAGAACAAAGACACGAATGCCCACCTTGGATCAAG CGTTGTCACGGTGACCGATGAGAACCTGACTGCCGAGGAGAAGGAGCAGAGGGAGCGTGAACGCCGCCAAGCTAACAACGCTAGGGAGAGGGTGCGTGTGCGCGACATAAACGAAGCCTTCAGAGAGCTGGGCAGGATGTGTCAGGTTCATCTGCAGAGCGACAAGGCCCAGACCAAGCTTGTCATCTTGCAACAGGCTGTCCAGGTCATACTGGGCCTGGAGAAGCAGGTGCGAG agcGTAATTTGAACCCAAAGGCTGCCTGCCtcaagagaagagaggaggagaaagtgtCGGGTGTGGACCCCCAGATGCAGCTCAGTGGGGGTCACCCAGGTCTAGGAGGCGATGGACACAACTCTGTGAGCCATATGTAA
- the LOC133990375 gene encoding transcription factor E2-alpha-like isoform X1 — translation MATVGNDKELSDLLDFSAMFEPPVSNGKNQPTTLASSRFSGIDERSGSSSWGPGEQNSPSFSQGRGYGEEGIYSEQEGIASAPSFGPGIVGKAERGPYSSFAGQPGFMPSDIHISSPNALSPSGLKSNSQFYSSYEGSNARRRPSQDPIAESQPKKIRKVPPGLPSSVYASASGEDFNRDNAGYPASKTGNVYPPPFYMQEGLHPPSDPWGSAGSMVQPGYSAMPGNTPHLSQHGPFTAINPQDRLKRQPLPLSPQNYPLHGSEVNGAHPAGFHAGSSSFGVPSHTPPIAGTDTIMANRGAAPGSSGDEIGKALASIYPSDPNSNGYSPSPSTPSGSPQAVSGSASQWTRSSGQATPSPNFQGGIQSLSNKLEDRLDEAINVLQRHASGQGGPGLAEMHSLLSSGLGLPPAFSSAALGLASRLPGLLSSHLEDSAGLPSSGGLLHGHHGSSSVQPGSQPEGFTSLPGGLNRSSGNDIKREKKEDDENCSITDKSEDENKDTNAHLGSSLDDIDDEDDEDLPVEIKAGREKVRRLANNARERLRVRDINEAFKELGRMCQVHLSYEKPQTKLSVLQQAVNVILNLEQQVRERNLNPKAACLKRREEEKVSGVDPQMQLSGGHPGLGGDGHNSVSHM, via the exons GTATAGATGAGAGGAGTGGGTCCAGTTCCTGGGGGCCAGGAGAGCAGAACAGTCCATCTTTCAGCCAGGGAAGG GGTTATGGAGAAGAAGGTATTTACAGTGAGCAGGAGGGTATTGCCTCTGCCCCGTCATTTGGACCAGGGATTGTTG GGAAGGCTGAGCGAGGACCGTACTCCTCATTTGCAGGACAG CCGGGCTTTATGCCCAGTGACATACACATATCCAGTCCCAATGCCCTTTCCCCGTCTGGTCTGAAGTCCAACTCCCAGTTTTATTCCTCCTATGAGGGGAGCAACGCTCGCAGGCGACCCTCCCAGGATCCCATTG CAGAATCACAGCCAAAAAAGATCAGGAAGGTGCCCCCCGGCCTGCCCTCCTCA GTTTATGCATCAGCCTCAGGAGAGGATTTTAACAGGGACAATGCTGGCTACCCAGCCTCTAAGACAGGAAACGTCTACCCACCACCATTCTACATGCAAG AAGGCCTCCACCCGCCCTCCGATCCGTGGGGCTCTGCTGGGTCGATGGTTCAGCCTGGTTACTCTGCCATGCCGGGAAACACCCCCCATCTAAGCCAGCATGGGCCCTTCACTGCCATCAACCCACAAGACAGACTG AAACGGCAGCCGCTGCCCCTCTCTCCCCAAAATTACCCCCTGCATGGCAGCGAGGTGAATGGGGCTCATCCCGCTGGCTTCCATGCTGGGTCCAGCAGCTTCGGCGTCCCCAGCCACACACCGCCTATTGCTGGCACTGACACCATTATGG CCAATCGCGGAGCAGCTCCTGGAAGTTCAGGTGATGAGATTGGCAAAGCCCTGGCATCT ATCTATCCTTCAGATCCTAACAGTAATGGCTACTCTCCGTCCCCATCTACTCCCTCTGGCTCTCCTCAGGCTGTGTCAG GCTCTGCATCCCAGTGGACTCGGTCCTCTGGCCAGGCCACACCTTCACCTAACTTTCAAGGTGGAATTCAATCCTTG TCTAATAAACTGGAGGATCGTCTGGACGAAGCCATCAATGTTCTTCAGCGTCACGCCAGCGGACAAGGAGGGCCAGGACTGGCTGAAATGCACAGCCTGCTGTCGTCTGGCTTAGGGTTACCTCCGGCTTTTAGCAGTGCAGCACTTGGGCTCGCCAGTCGTCTGCCTGGACTG CTGTCCAGTCACCTTGAAGACTCTGCTGgtctgccctctagtggaggACTTTTGCATGGTCACCACGGCTCCTCATCTGTCCAGCCAGGCTCTCAGCCTGAAGGTTTTACCA GCCTGCCTGGCGGTCTAAATCGTTCCAGTGGTAATGATATCAAacgagagaagaaggaggatgaCGAAAACTGCTCCATTACTGACAAGTCAGAGGATGAGAACAAAGACACGAATGCCCACCTTGGATCAAG TCTGGATGATattgatgatgaggatgatgaggatctGCCAGTGGAGATTAAGGCTGGGCGGGAGAAAGTGCGGAGGTTGGCAAACAACGCCCGCGAACGGCTCCGTGTGCGGGACATCAACGAGGCTTTTAAGGAGCTGGGCCGCATGTGTCAGGTCCATCTGAGCTATGAGAAACCGCAGACCAAATTGAGCGTACTGCAACAGGCCGTTAACGTTATACTCAACCTGGAGCAGCAAGTTCGAG agcGTAATTTGAACCCAAAGGCTGCCTGCCtcaagagaagagaggaggagaaagtgtCGGGTGTGGACCCCCAGATGCAGCTCAGTGGGGGTCACCCAGGTCTAGGAGGCGATGGACACAACTCTGTGAGCCATATGTAA